Proteins from a single region of Alphaproteobacteria bacterium:
- a CDS encoding FtsX-like permease family protein, giving the protein MNSLSSPPAKGHGGAGQGDINGVRLALRLARRELRGGLKGFRVFLACLALGVGAIAAVGSLSAAVDSALKGDARALLGGDADLTLSHREASAAEYAALTEAGTVSTVADLRAMTRAADPAEGTGRRILVELKAVDDAYPLYGALELAPPLRPADAFALIDGAWGAVADRDVLAALGLKLGARIKVGEAIFELRAALAREPDRGSAIFILGPRLMVGRASLAATGLIQPGSIVQYHYRVKLPPAVDTRAWLDEISARFPDAGWHARSLYNATPRLQQFLDRIALFLTLVGLTSLLVGGVGIANAVKAYLDGRAATIAILKCLGAPGRLVFRIYLIQMLAISLGGIALGLALGAAVPFLLSGVVAKILPVVAHVGIYPQALALAAAYGLLTTLAFTLWPLAGARDVPAAHLFRNVVAPLRHWPRLGYALALIAAGTALAALTVLSAQDKPVARWFVLGAILTLAAFRLSAWAIAALARQASRMPATMGGRPTLRLALANLHRPGAPTPSVVLSLGVGLTLLVAVGLVEGDISREVREELPQGAPAFYFIDIQPDELAGFDAAVRGVPGAGDIQQVPSLRGRITKINGVEADRARTNPRSAWVLDSDRGLTYAATPPRGTRVVSGKWWPSDYSGEPLVSLDAGVAKDFGLGIGDTLTVNVLGREVTARIASLREIDWSTLGINFVMLFSPGVLDGAPKTYIATAMATPEAEEPILRAVTDRYANITAIRVKDALDAVAEILGKASAAVRLTALFTLIAGTLVLGGAIAAEHKRRTYDAVVLKVLGATRRTLLATFAIEYGVLGAAAAAVAAGIGTLAAFLVVTRVMHGSWLFLPGVVALTILGCSVLTLVLGFAGTWRALGQRPAPLLRNE; this is encoded by the coding sequence ATGAATTCCCTCTCATCCCCGCCCGCCAAAGGTCATGGCGGCGCCGGCCAAGGCGATATAAATGGCGTTCGGTTGGCCCTGCGCCTCGCCCGGCGGGAATTGCGCGGCGGCCTCAAAGGCTTTCGCGTCTTCCTTGCGTGCCTCGCCCTTGGCGTTGGCGCCATCGCCGCCGTGGGTTCGCTCTCGGCTGCGGTCGATTCCGCCCTCAAGGGCGATGCGCGCGCACTCCTCGGGGGTGATGCCGACCTGACCCTCAGCCACCGCGAGGCGAGTGCAGCGGAATATGCAGCACTCACCGAGGCGGGAACCGTCTCGACGGTGGCCGATCTCAGGGCCATGACGCGTGCGGCCGATCCCGCCGAGGGTACGGGCCGCCGCATTCTCGTAGAACTCAAGGCGGTCGATGACGCTTATCCGCTCTACGGCGCACTCGAACTCGCACCTCCCCTTCGCCCCGCCGATGCTTTCGCGTTGATAGACGGTGCGTGGGGTGCGGTCGCCGACCGCGACGTGCTGGCCGCCCTCGGCCTCAAGCTCGGCGCGCGCATCAAGGTCGGCGAAGCGATTTTCGAGTTGCGCGCAGCCCTTGCACGCGAGCCCGATCGCGGTTCGGCCATCTTCATCCTCGGGCCCCGCCTGATGGTCGGCCGCGCGAGCTTGGCCGCGACCGGTCTGATCCAGCCGGGCAGCATCGTGCAATATCACTATCGGGTGAAGCTCCCACCCGCCGTCGATACACGCGCTTGGCTCGACGAGATTTCGGCCCGTTTTCCCGACGCGGGTTGGCATGCGCGAAGCCTCTACAACGCGACACCGCGGCTCCAGCAATTCCTCGATCGTATTGCACTCTTCCTCACGCTTGTCGGCCTTACGTCTCTTCTTGTCGGCGGGGTCGGCATCGCCAACGCCGTGAAGGCGTATCTCGACGGGCGCGCGGCGACGATCGCGATTCTCAAATGCCTGGGTGCTCCGGGCCGCCTCGTCTTTCGGATTTATCTGATTCAGATGCTGGCGATTTCATTGGGTGGGATCGCGCTAGGGTTGGCGCTTGGTGCGGCCGTGCCATTCCTTCTCTCGGGGGTGGTGGCGAAGATTTTGCCTGTCGTCGCGCATGTTGGAATATATCCGCAAGCCCTCGCTCTTGCCGCGGCTTATGGCCTTTTGACCACGCTTGCCTTCACACTCTGGCCGCTCGCCGGGGCGCGCGACGTGCCGGCGGCACATCTTTTCCGCAACGTCGTGGCGCCCTTACGCCATTGGCCCCGCCTTGGCTATGCATTGGCCCTCATCGCGGCCGGCACAGCACTTGCCGCACTCACCGTGCTATCGGCTCAGGACAAGCCTGTCGCACGGTGGTTCGTTCTTGGCGCAATCCTGACCTTGGCGGCATTCAGGCTGTCGGCATGGGCGATCGCGGCCCTCGCGCGTCAGGCAAGCCGGATGCCAGCGACAATGGGCGGGCGGCCCACGCTGCGCCTTGCCCTTGCCAATCTCCACAGGCCGGGCGCACCCACGCCGAGCGTGGTCCTCTCGCTCGGAGTCGGCTTGACGCTCCTCGTCGCCGTCGGTCTCGTCGAGGGCGACATCTCGCGCGAAGTGCGCGAGGAGCTACCCCAGGGCGCACCGGCATTCTATTTCATCGACATTCAGCCCGACGAACTCGCGGGCTTCGACGCGGCGGTGCGCGGCGTGCCCGGGGCCGGCGACATTCAGCAGGTGCCGAGCCTGCGCGGCCGCATCACGAAGATCAACGGTGTGGAGGCCGACCGCGCCCGGACGAATCCTCGTTCGGCCTGGGTGCTCGACAGCGATCGGGGCCTCACCTATGCGGCAACGCCGCCGCGCGGCACGCGCGTCGTCTCGGGAAAATGGTGGCCGAGCGATTATTCCGGCGAGCCGCTCGTCTCCCTCGATGCCGGGGTGGCGAAGGACTTCGGCTTGGGCATCGGCGATACGCTGACGGTCAACGTCCTGGGGCGCGAAGTGACGGCGCGCATCGCGTCCTTGCGCGAGATCGACTGGTCCACCCTTGGAATCAATTTCGTGATGCTGTTCTCGCCCGGCGTGCTCGACGGTGCGCCCAAGACGTATATCGCGACGGCGATGGCGACGCCGGAGGCGGAGGAGCCGATCCTGCGTGCGGTCACGGACCGCTACGCGAACATCACGGCAATTCGCGTCAAGGACGCGCTCGACGCCGTGGCAGAGATTCTCGGCAAAGCGAGTGCCGCGGTACGGCTCACGGCACTCTTCACCCTCATCGCCGGAACGCTGGTGCTTGGTGGTGCGATCGCCGCCGAGCATAAGCGGCGAACTTACGACGCCGTTGTCCTCAAGGTGCTGGGGGCTACGCGCCGCACGCTGCTCGCCACCTTCGCAATCGAATACGGCGTCCTCGGCGCAGCGGCTGCGGCGGTCGCCGCCGGCATCGGAACCCTTGCCGCATTTCTCGTCGTGACCCGGGTCATGCACGGGAGCTGGCTATTCCTTCCGGGCGTTGTCGCACTGACCATCCTCGGCTGTTCGGTCCTCACCCTTGTCCTCGGCTTCGCGGGGACTTGGCGCGCGCTTGGCCAGCGGCCGGCCCCGCTTTTGCGCAACGAATAG
- a CDS encoding ABC transporter ATP-binding protein, with protein MIQLADLHLELASAAGIVNILRGVDLTVGSGETVGLVGPSGSGKTSLMMLVAGLERPTRGSVVVAGTSLAGLDEDALARFRRDHVGIVFQAFHLIPTMTALENVAIPLEFAGVADAFVRAEAGLDAVGLGPRLGHYPGQLSGGEQQRVALARAFATEPRLLLADEPTGNLDLATGEAIIELLFALHHRRGTTLVLITHDPAIAARCDRIVRLADGRIVEDGRVAVRATAGR; from the coding sequence ATGATCCAACTGGCCGATCTCCATCTAGAGTTGGCGAGTGCCGCGGGCATCGTCAACATCCTGCGCGGCGTCGACCTCACGGTCGGCTCGGGCGAAACCGTTGGCCTGGTCGGCCCGTCGGGGAGCGGGAAGACCTCATTGATGATGCTCGTGGCCGGGCTGGAGCGACCCACGCGCGGCAGCGTCGTCGTCGCGGGAACCTCACTTGCCGGGCTCGACGAGGACGCGCTCGCGCGATTCAGACGGGATCATGTCGGCATCGTTTTTCAGGCGTTCCACCTCATCCCAACCATGACGGCGCTTGAAAACGTGGCGATCCCGCTCGAGTTCGCGGGCGTTGCCGACGCTTTCGTGCGTGCCGAGGCCGGGCTCGATGCGGTCGGGCTTGGCCCTCGCCTCGGTCACTACCCAGGCCAGCTCTCGGGTGGAGAGCAGCAGCGTGTAGCCCTTGCGCGCGCATTTGCGACCGAGCCGCGCCTCCTTCTCGCCGATGAGCCGACCGGCAATCTCGATCTCGCGACCGGCGAAGCGATCATCGAGTTGCTCTTTGCACTTCACCACCGGCGCGGCACGACGCTGGTCCTGATCACGCACGATCCCGCGATTGCCGCGCGCTGCGATCGCATCGTGCGTCTCGCGGATGGCAGGATCGTCGAAGACGGCCGTGTCGCGGTGAGGGCTACCGCGGGACGATGA
- a CDS encoding arylesterase — MSDYIRKTMKRLFRSTGAGGPPRKWRDPGYWSQMAYFNILILFCAFAAGLALDTQGVQAKPAARVLALGDSITAGYGLSASESLPSRLEAALREGGHAVEVINGGVSGDTTAGGLARLDWMLADHPDLVIVELGGNDGLRGLDPKESYANLDKILTKLDEAKIKVLLTGMLAPPNLGAEYGREFDAIFPELARRHGCLLYPFILDGVAAKPELNQSDGIHPNAKGVEVIVGRLAPYVERVLGG, encoded by the coding sequence ATGTCGGATTATATCCGGAAGACGATGAAGCGGCTTTTCCGCAGCACTGGAGCGGGCGGGCCGCCTCGAAAATGGCGTGACCCCGGATATTGGTCGCAAATGGCGTATTTCAACATCTTGATACTCTTCTGCGCTTTCGCGGCCGGGCTGGCGCTCGACACGCAGGGTGTGCAAGCCAAGCCGGCCGCGCGCGTATTAGCACTGGGAGACAGTATCACCGCGGGCTATGGCCTCTCGGCTTCGGAGAGCCTGCCGAGCAGGCTCGAGGCAGCACTGCGCGAGGGGGGCCATGCCGTCGAGGTGATCAATGGCGGCGTTTCCGGCGACACGACCGCAGGCGGATTGGCGCGGCTCGATTGGATGCTCGCCGACCATCCCGATCTCGTCATCGTCGAACTCGGCGGCAATGACGGCCTGCGCGGCCTCGACCCCAAGGAAAGCTATGCCAATCTCGACAAAATACTGACCAAGCTCGATGAGGCCAAAATCAAGGTGCTGCTTACCGGCATGTTGGCGCCACCCAATCTTGGCGCGGAATACGGGCGCGAGTTCGATGCGATCTTTCCCGAGCTCGCGAGGCGCCACGGCTGCCTCCTCTATCCCTTCATCCTTGACGGTGTCGCGGCCAAACCCGAACTCAACCAATCCGACGGCATCCACCCCAATGCCAAGGGGGTCGAGGTCATCGTGGGCCGGCTTGCCCCTTACGTCGAGCGGGTCTTGGGCGGTTGA
- the thpR gene encoding RNA 2',3'-cyclic phosphodiesterase produces MIRLFVGLELPAEMRTWLSLLRGGVPGARWVDPENYHVTVRFIGEVDEGRFDDIASALSRIRASTFDLTLEGVSTFGKESMPHTLWVGVRRNDTLQALHAKVDRALVNIGFDPEGRRYSPHVTIARLKVAATMRLGTFVAANSLFRAGPAPVDGFALFSSFLSRNGAIYRPEARYSLAGGVPEGEGDEGLGVGLEDGVEDGAA; encoded by the coding sequence ATGATCCGCCTCTTCGTCGGTCTCGAGCTGCCGGCCGAAATGCGGACGTGGCTCTCGCTGCTTCGCGGTGGAGTGCCCGGGGCGCGCTGGGTCGATCCCGAGAACTACCACGTCACGGTCCGCTTCATCGGTGAGGTGGACGAAGGACGGTTCGACGACATTGCCTCGGCTTTATCGCGCATCCGTGCCTCGACATTCGACCTGACGCTCGAGGGCGTCTCGACGTTCGGCAAGGAAAGCATGCCGCACACGCTTTGGGTCGGCGTGCGCCGCAACGACACGCTCCAAGCCCTGCACGCCAAGGTCGATCGTGCGCTCGTCAATATCGGTTTCGACCCGGAAGGCCGCAGATACTCGCCCCATGTCACCATCGCGCGCCTCAAAGTCGCCGCCACCATGCGCCTCGGCACCTTTGTCGCCGCCAATTCGCTCTTTCGTGCGGGCCCGGCGCCGGTCGACGGCTTCGCGCTCTTCTCGAGCTTCCTTTCGCGCAATGGGGCGATCTACCGGCCGGAGGCCCGCTATTCATTGGCCGGTGGCGTTCCGGAAGGAGAGGGGGATGAAGGCTTGGGCGTGGGCTTGGAGGATGGCGTCGAGGATGGTGCTGCCTGA